The proteins below are encoded in one region of Paraburkholderia aromaticivorans:
- a CDS encoding metallophosphoesterase → MRRSSFLVRFILIGILLHIYVGLRLIPDMPIDMTGRWLCALWLVLSIFLIPLGMLARTIKQQPLGDRFAWVGLLAMGFFSSLLVLTFARDLVLASLLTVDAIWPNTIAIPHWRTGSAAAVPLLALLSTLVGLFNARRRAKVVTIEVPIDDLPAALDGFTIVQISDIHVGPTIKRRYVDAIVDAVNRLKPDLIAVTGDVVDGSVPQLTNHTQPLSRLSARHGAFLVTGNHEYYAGANAWIDEFRRLGLNVLLNEHVIVDHDGARAVIAGVTDYSAGHHDPAHRSDPVAALAGAPGDVLIKVLLAHQPRSAEAAAAAGFTLQLSGHTHGGQFFPWNFFVRFQQPFTAGLARLNGLWVYTSRGTGYWGPPKRLGAPSEITRLRLVPGEPD, encoded by the coding sequence ATGCGCCGCTCATCGTTTCTTGTTCGCTTCATCCTGATTGGCATTCTCCTGCATATCTACGTGGGCTTGCGTCTGATTCCGGACATGCCGATCGATATGACCGGCCGTTGGCTGTGTGCGTTGTGGCTTGTGCTGTCGATCTTTCTGATTCCGCTCGGGATGCTGGCGCGCACGATCAAACAACAACCGCTCGGCGACCGGTTCGCATGGGTCGGCCTGCTGGCGATGGGCTTCTTCTCGTCGCTGCTGGTCCTGACTTTCGCGCGCGACCTCGTGCTCGCTTCGCTTCTTACCGTCGATGCAATCTGGCCGAACACGATTGCTATCCCGCACTGGCGAACCGGCTCCGCAGCGGCTGTGCCGCTGCTCGCGCTGCTCTCCACGCTCGTCGGCCTGTTCAACGCTCGCCGCCGCGCCAAGGTGGTGACGATCGAAGTGCCGATCGACGATTTGCCCGCCGCGCTCGACGGCTTCACGATCGTGCAGATCAGCGATATTCACGTCGGCCCGACCATCAAACGACGCTATGTCGATGCAATCGTCGACGCGGTGAATCGCCTCAAGCCGGATCTGATCGCTGTCACCGGCGATGTCGTCGACGGCAGCGTGCCGCAACTGACCAACCACACGCAGCCGCTGTCACGGTTGAGCGCGCGCCATGGCGCTTTTCTCGTTACTGGCAATCACGAGTACTACGCCGGCGCCAACGCCTGGATCGATGAATTCCGCCGCCTGGGACTGAATGTCCTGCTGAACGAGCACGTGATCGTGGATCACGACGGCGCACGCGCCGTGATTGCCGGCGTGACCGATTATTCAGCGGGCCATCACGACCCGGCGCACCGCAGCGATCCAGTCGCGGCGCTGGCCGGCGCACCTGGCGACGTATTGATCAAGGTGCTGCTTGCCCACCAGCCGCGCTCAGCCGAAGCCGCTGCAGCAGCCGGTTTTACGCTGCAGCTATCGGGCCACACGCATGGCGGCCAGTTCTTTCCCTGGAACTTCTTCGTGCGCTTTCAGCAGCCGTTCACCGCCGGTCTCGCACGGCTGAACGGACTCTGGGTGTACACGAGCCGCGGCACCGGCTACTGGGGACCGCCGAAGCGCCTGGGCGCACCTTCCGAAATCACGCGCTTGCGCCTCGTACCCGGCGAGCCCGATTAA
- a CDS encoding MgtC/SapB family protein, whose protein sequence is MTIEFVWRLLAAFACGVAIGLERQIRQRNAGLRTITLVASGACLFVTLGVLSGNGTAGITQIAAYVVSGVGFLGGGVIMRDKGSIQGINTAATLWCSAAVGVLCGAGHYGPALAGTLVVLLTNTVLREVSRTINATPVSNADLVREYVLTIVCREADEIHIRTAVSNSMYSTPLSFQSLMSEDVENEPGRIRVTATLKMHPKDQSKLEQMASRISMEKSVSSVSWTAREAEPTPE, encoded by the coding sequence ATGACAATTGAATTCGTCTGGCGGCTTCTCGCCGCCTTCGCCTGCGGCGTCGCGATCGGCCTCGAACGGCAGATACGTCAGCGCAATGCCGGCCTGCGCACCATCACGCTGGTCGCGAGCGGCGCGTGCCTGTTCGTCACGCTCGGCGTACTGAGCGGCAACGGCACGGCCGGCATCACCCAGATCGCCGCGTATGTGGTCTCCGGCGTCGGCTTTCTCGGCGGCGGCGTGATCATGCGCGACAAGGGTTCCATTCAGGGGATCAACACCGCGGCGACCTTGTGGTGCTCGGCCGCAGTGGGCGTTTTATGCGGCGCGGGCCATTACGGCCCGGCGCTCGCCGGCACCCTGGTCGTGCTGTTGACCAACACCGTGCTGCGCGAAGTCAGCCGTACGATCAACGCGACGCCGGTATCGAACGCCGACCTCGTCCGCGAATATGTGTTGACGATCGTCTGCCGGGAAGCCGACGAGATCCACATTCGTACCGCCGTCTCCAACTCCATGTATTCGACGCCGCTGTCCTTTCAAAGCCTGATGAGCGAGGACGTCGAAAACGAGCCAGGACGCATTCGTGTTACGGCAACGTTGAAGATGCATCCCAAGGATCAGTCGAAGCTCGAACAGATGGCCAGCCGCATCAGCATGGAAAAGAGCGTCTCCAGCGTCAGTTGGACGGCCAGAGAAGCGGAGCCGACGCCGGAGTAA
- a CDS encoding GlsB/YeaQ/YmgE family stress response membrane protein → MEHGIIAWLIIGAIAGWLAGVLVKGGGFGLIVDIIVGIVGAFIGGWLAGVLHISLGGGWLGSIITAVIGAVILLFLIRLIRRGT, encoded by the coding sequence ATGGAACACGGCATCATTGCATGGCTCATCATCGGCGCGATCGCTGGCTGGCTGGCTGGCGTGCTCGTCAAGGGCGGCGGCTTCGGCCTGATCGTCGACATCATCGTCGGGATTGTCGGCGCGTTCATCGGCGGCTGGCTCGCCGGCGTGCTGCACATTTCGCTGGGCGGCGGCTGGCTCGGCTCGATCATCACGGCGGTGATCGGCGCGGTCATTCTATTGTTTCTTATCCGCCTCATCCGACGAGGCACCTGA
- a CDS encoding acetyl-CoA hydrolase/transferase family protein codes for MYQDRIRCAELRAKITSAAEAALLIRDGMCVGASGFTRAGDAKAVPVALAERARQEGKPLRITLMTGASLGHDVDRTLTEAHVLARRLPFQVDKTLRDAINRGEVMFVDQHLSETVEMLRANQLGKLDVAIIEATAITETGGIVPTTSVGNSASFAILADKVIVEINLAQPLALEGLHDIWIPGRRPNREPLPIVRPQDRVGTPAIEIPLEKIAAIVITNMADSSSTVLPADAETELIAGHLIEFFEHEVSRGRMPKRLPPLQAGIGTIANAVLAGFVDSPFDAFEIYSEVLQDSTFDLMDAGKVTFASGASITLSAARQAQVFGELERYRDRLVLRPQEVSNHPEVIRRLGLIALNTALEFDIYGNVNSTHVGGTHMMNGIGGSGDFARNASCAIFATKSMAKGGRISSIVPMVPHCDHNEHDVDVVVTEQGLADLRGLAPRERATLIIDNCVHPLYRDLLRDYYGQALKGGGQTPHQLDQAFAWHTRLRDTGSMLPAAEASL; via the coding sequence ATGTACCAAGACCGGATTCGCTGCGCCGAGCTGCGCGCAAAAATCACTTCAGCCGCCGAGGCGGCGCTTCTGATTCGGGACGGCATGTGTGTCGGCGCCAGCGGCTTCACGCGCGCCGGCGACGCCAAAGCCGTCCCGGTTGCGCTTGCCGAGCGCGCCCGTCAGGAAGGCAAGCCGTTGCGCATTACGTTGATGACCGGTGCGTCGCTGGGTCACGATGTGGACCGCACGCTCACCGAGGCGCACGTGCTGGCTCGCCGCTTGCCGTTTCAGGTGGACAAGACGCTGCGCGACGCCATCAATCGCGGCGAAGTCATGTTCGTTGATCAGCATCTGTCTGAAACGGTCGAGATGCTGCGCGCGAACCAGCTCGGCAAACTCGACGTCGCCATTATCGAAGCCACCGCGATTACCGAGACCGGCGGCATCGTGCCGACCACGTCGGTCGGCAACTCGGCGAGCTTCGCGATTCTCGCCGACAAGGTCATCGTCGAAATCAATCTTGCGCAGCCGCTCGCGCTCGAGGGGCTGCACGACATCTGGATTCCGGGCCGCAGGCCGAACCGCGAGCCGCTGCCGATCGTTCGTCCGCAAGACCGGGTCGGCACGCCGGCTATCGAGATTCCGCTCGAGAAAATCGCGGCGATCGTCATCACCAATATGGCGGACAGTTCGTCCACGGTGCTGCCCGCGGATGCCGAGACTGAATTGATCGCGGGTCATCTGATCGAGTTTTTCGAGCACGAAGTATCGCGCGGGCGCATGCCTAAGCGCTTACCGCCGTTGCAGGCCGGCATCGGCACGATCGCCAATGCCGTGCTGGCGGGCTTCGTCGATTCGCCTTTCGACGCCTTCGAAATTTATTCAGAAGTGCTGCAGGATTCGACTTTCGATCTGATGGATGCCGGCAAGGTGACGTTCGCCTCCGGCGCATCGATCACATTGTCGGCCGCGCGCCAGGCGCAAGTGTTCGGCGAACTCGAACGCTATCGCGATCGTCTCGTGCTGCGTCCGCAAGAAGTCAGCAACCATCCTGAAGTGATTCGCCGGCTGGGTCTGATCGCGTTGAATACCGCGCTCGAATTCGACATCTACGGCAACGTGAATTCGACTCATGTGGGCGGCACGCACATGATGAACGGTATCGGCGGTTCGGGCGACTTCGCGCGCAACGCGTCGTGCGCGATCTTCGCGACCAAGTCGATGGCGAAGGGCGGCCGCATTTCGAGCATCGTGCCGATGGTGCCGCATTGCGACCACAACGAACACGACGTGGACGTGGTCGTGACGGAGCAGGGACTCGCCGATTTGCGCGGTCTCGCGCCGCGGGAACGCGCCACGTTGATCATCGACAATTGCGTGCATCCGCTGTATCGCGATCTGCTGCGCGACTACTACGGGCAAGCGTTGAAGGGAGGCGGGCAAACGCCGCATCAGTTGGATCAGGCTTTCGCCTGGCATACGCGGCTGCGGGACACCGGTTCGATGTTGCCGGCGGCGGAGGCAAGCCTTTAA
- a CDS encoding FUSC family protein → MKRQHAIEPTADSRRQWGVMLRTLSPAARDWAASEGLIWLHLLKTVTAGLLALGIAMLLDLPQPRIAMTTVFVLMQPFSGMVLAKSFYRILGTAVGTVAALVLGALFVQQPELYMLGMIGWVSACIAAAVRYRHFRWYGFVLAGYTAALIGIPNVTVPHDLFLAALTRAAEVAVGIVSSSAVSALIVPQRSSLALRRALQIRYGNFTAFAADVLARGIKRGQFERRFADLVDEIVGFEATRTFAAFEDPAMRSRSQHLGRLNGEFMDACARLHALHQLLKRLRVNGSAPIVAAIKPYFHELAALMAPQFEVTVDASRTSARLQHFQASLPRRVRETRRPLEGAPAESLADFDTAAELLYRFVDEWIRYSHTYASLTQRKPASQPATTSRYVSKTNGFVVALTFIRSAVVMAIAGWFWIMTDWPSGGLAVIGAALACALTSTAPNPSKMAVQMAVGAVLATMTGYLFTCYVYPNIDGFPLLCMTLAPVLALGAFIATRKLAAGYGIGFSVFFCLLAGPDNVVTYAPDLLINNGMALTASMLLAALVFAVVFPADMPWLIGKIMGDLRAQVVSACKDELPGLNQRFQSSTHDLTSQLRMLLTRRSRRRRDALRWTLATLEVGHAVIDLRNETARADYAHTLHPRWTSTVEHMRDDLARLFERPDARGLERALVSVRAATWLAQDVLQTVHADRDKRHDLQRILSCLHFIRTALLDKDAPFNPH, encoded by the coding sequence ATGAAACGCCAACATGCGATCGAACCGACGGCGGATTCCCGCCGGCAGTGGGGCGTCATGTTGCGAACCCTGAGCCCGGCAGCCCGGGACTGGGCGGCCAGCGAGGGTCTGATCTGGCTGCATCTGCTGAAAACCGTGACGGCGGGCTTGCTGGCGCTCGGCATTGCGATGCTGCTGGATCTGCCGCAGCCGCGCATTGCGATGACCACCGTGTTCGTGCTGATGCAGCCGTTCAGCGGCATGGTGCTGGCCAAGAGTTTCTACCGGATTCTCGGGACGGCGGTGGGCACGGTCGCCGCGCTGGTGCTCGGCGCGCTGTTCGTCCAGCAGCCCGAGTTGTACATGCTCGGCATGATCGGCTGGGTGAGCGCCTGCATTGCGGCAGCGGTCCGGTATCGGCATTTCAGATGGTACGGCTTTGTGCTCGCGGGTTATACCGCTGCGCTGATCGGCATCCCGAATGTGACGGTGCCTCACGACCTGTTTCTGGCGGCGCTCACGCGCGCGGCGGAAGTGGCGGTCGGCATCGTGTCTTCGAGCGCGGTGAGCGCGCTGATCGTGCCGCAGCGGTCCAGCCTTGCACTGCGGCGCGCGCTACAAATTCGGTACGGAAATTTTACTGCGTTCGCTGCCGACGTGTTGGCTCGCGGCATCAAGCGGGGCCAGTTCGAGCGGCGCTTCGCGGATCTCGTCGACGAGATCGTCGGTTTCGAGGCGACGCGCACGTTCGCCGCCTTCGAAGACCCGGCCATGCGTTCACGCAGCCAGCATCTCGGCCGTCTGAACGGCGAGTTCATGGATGCCTGCGCGCGGCTGCATGCGCTGCATCAACTGCTCAAGCGTCTGCGCGTGAACGGCTCGGCGCCGATCGTCGCGGCGATTAAACCGTATTTCCACGAACTGGCCGCGCTCATGGCGCCGCAGTTCGAGGTCACCGTAGATGCATCGCGCACGTCCGCCCGTTTGCAGCACTTTCAGGCCAGCTTGCCACGGCGTGTGCGCGAAACGAGACGGCCGCTGGAAGGCGCGCCAGCCGAATCGCTGGCCGACTTCGATACGGCGGCGGAACTGCTGTACCGGTTCGTCGATGAATGGATCCGCTACTCGCACACCTACGCGTCGCTGACGCAGCGCAAGCCGGCCAGTCAACCAGCGACCACCAGCCGCTACGTCAGCAAAACCAACGGCTTTGTCGTTGCGCTGACGTTTATCCGCTCGGCTGTGGTTATGGCAATCGCGGGCTGGTTCTGGATCATGACCGACTGGCCGAGCGGCGGCCTTGCGGTGATCGGCGCGGCGCTGGCGTGCGCGCTGACATCGACTGCGCCGAACCCGTCGAAGATGGCCGTGCAGATGGCCGTCGGCGCCGTGCTGGCCACCATGACCGGCTACCTGTTCACGTGCTACGTGTATCCGAACATCGACGGCTTTCCGCTGCTGTGCATGACGCTGGCGCCGGTGCTCGCGCTCGGCGCATTCATCGCCACGCGCAAGCTAGCGGCGGGCTATGGGATTGGTTTCTCAGTGTTCTTCTGCCTGCTCGCCGGACCCGACAACGTCGTCACTTACGCGCCGGATCTGCTGATCAACAACGGCATGGCGCTGACCGCGTCGATGCTGTTGGCGGCACTCGTTTTCGCGGTGGTTTTCCCGGCCGACATGCCCTGGCTCATCGGGAAAATCATGGGTGATTTGCGCGCGCAGGTCGTATCCGCGTGCAAGGACGAACTGCCGGGTCTCAATCAACGCTTTCAGTCGAGCACGCACGATCTGACTTCGCAGTTGCGCATGCTGTTGACGCGACGCTCCCGACGCCGCCGCGATGCGTTGCGCTGGACGCTCGCGACGCTCGAAGTGGGCCACGCCGTGATCGACCTGCGCAACGAAACGGCGCGCGCCGATTACGCGCACACGCTTCATCCGCGCTGGACCAGCACTGTCGAGCATATGCGCGACGACCTCGCGCGGCTCTTCGAGCGGCCCGATGCGCGTGGTCTGGAGCGAGCACTGGTGTCCGTGCGCGCGGCCACGTGGCTTGCGCAGGACGTGCTGCAAACGGTTCATGCCGATCGCGACAAGCGTCACGACTTGCAGCGCATCCTGAGTTGCCTGCACTTCATCCGCACGGCGTTGCTCGACAAGGACGCGCCGTTCAACCCGCATTGA
- a CDS encoding LysR family transcriptional regulator, with protein MDTLQNMRVFVRVVEAGSFTAAAQSLNSTTGAMSRAVSELEAHLRTRLLNRSTRRLALTTAGERYLKRCQQILADVDTAEEEASCAHERPSGALRMHSFASIGQHYVLPAISRYRALYPEVTVELTLSQRMPDLFEGSADVAVIGASTLPNSELVSLPLGTTFSIMCASPAYVRAHGAPQQPADLARHECLILHTPAFPPHDWVLDGPNGSEMMEVNGPVHVNIAESLIVAIREGMGIGMLPLYAAISGLRDGTLVRVLPEYTAQKMNVYALYPSRKFIDAKTRTWVEFLRTHLPKVIARDEALLAEVGEAQTGDGMVPAGASGVGM; from the coding sequence ATGGATACGTTACAAAATATGCGAGTGTTCGTGCGCGTGGTCGAAGCCGGTAGTTTTACCGCCGCCGCGCAGTCGCTCAATTCAACGACCGGCGCGATGTCCCGCGCGGTCTCGGAACTGGAAGCTCATTTGCGGACGCGGTTGCTCAACCGCTCGACGCGACGACTTGCGCTCACCACCGCGGGCGAGCGTTATCTGAAACGATGTCAGCAGATACTTGCAGATGTCGACACGGCGGAAGAAGAAGCCAGTTGCGCGCACGAACGCCCGAGCGGCGCGTTGCGGATGCACAGCTTTGCCAGCATTGGCCAGCACTACGTGTTGCCGGCCATTTCACGCTATCGCGCGCTGTATCCGGAGGTGACGGTCGAACTGACATTGTCGCAACGCATGCCGGATCTTTTCGAAGGCAGCGCGGATGTCGCGGTGATCGGCGCTTCCACTTTGCCTAATTCGGAACTCGTGTCGCTTCCGCTGGGGACGACCTTTAGCATCATGTGCGCATCGCCGGCGTATGTACGCGCACACGGCGCGCCGCAGCAGCCGGCCGATCTGGCGCGCCACGAATGTCTGATCCTGCACACGCCGGCGTTTCCGCCGCACGATTGGGTGCTCGATGGGCCGAATGGCAGCGAAATGATGGAGGTGAATGGGCCGGTGCACGTGAACATCGCCGAATCGCTGATTGTCGCGATTCGCGAAGGAATGGGCATTGGCATGCTGCCGCTGTACGCGGCCATTTCGGGATTGCGCGATGGCACGCTAGTGCGCGTGTTGCCGGAATATACAGCACAGAAGATGAATGTTTACGCGCTGTATCCGTCGCGTAAGTTCATCGATGCGAAGACGCGGACCTGGGTCGAGTTCCTGCGCACCCATCTGCCGAAAGTCATTGCACGCGATGAGGCGCTGCTTGCAGAAGTCGGCGAAGCGCAGACTGGCGATGGCATGGTGCCTGCGGGCGCAAGCGGTGTGGGGATGTAG
- a CDS encoding phosphonate degradation HD-domain oxygenase, producing the protein MALSVKDIRSLFEQFGKLAYSGEPVTQLEHALQSGLLAEEAGADEELVTAAFLHDLGHLLNLQGETPTERGIDDLHQYFALPFLRPVLSNAVLEPIRLHVDAKRCLCAIDDTYFGQLSADSVRSLELQGGIFSKEEAEAFLQKPYAEDALRLRRWDDLAKEENRATPDLDHYLGVVERVMLKHAAV; encoded by the coding sequence GTGGCATTGAGTGTGAAGGATATTCGTTCCCTGTTCGAGCAATTCGGCAAGCTGGCTTATAGCGGCGAGCCGGTGACGCAACTCGAACATGCGTTGCAGAGTGGCTTATTGGCGGAAGAGGCTGGCGCTGACGAGGAGTTGGTCACCGCGGCGTTTCTGCACGACCTCGGCCACTTGCTCAATTTGCAAGGCGAGACGCCGACGGAGCGGGGCATCGACGATCTGCATCAGTATTTCGCGCTGCCGTTCTTGCGGCCGGTTTTGTCGAACGCGGTATTGGAGCCGATCCGTTTGCACGTCGACGCTAAGCGCTGCCTGTGCGCGATCGACGACACGTATTTCGGCCAGCTTTCCGCCGATTCGGTGCGGAGTCTGGAATTGCAGGGTGGCATCTTCAGCAAAGAGGAGGCTGAGGCGTTCCTGCAGAAACCCTACGCAGAAGACGCATTGCGTCTGCGCAGGTGGGACGATCTCGCCAAGGAAGAGAACCGCGCGACGCCGGATCTCGATCACTATTTGGGTGTTGTCGAACGAGTGATGCTTAAGCACGCTGCTGTTTGA